A single genomic interval of Streptomyces sp. 1222.5 harbors:
- a CDS encoding DMT family transporter, whose amino-acid sequence MIALTVVLALLAALSNASASVLQRRAAVEQGDEGTGARAAGRRLLYLLRRPSWLAGAGLLALSSLLQAGALATGSLSLVQPLLAAELLFTLAVGSLVFRRRPDGRTWLAFAALAVGLALFLLAAAPSPGRPTAPPEAWLLGGCGALGAVVVLVAVSRPVRGAARAALLGLASAVSFATTAALMKEAVGRLAHGPEAMFTHWSLYATAGAGLVAFLLLQSALSAGSLTASQPALTLGDALTSVVLGWVLFAETIHLGLRMIPEVIGVVLIGAGSIGLAHAQSAGQDFDTSVPDHPPDRNGRRAPAPRRP is encoded by the coding sequence ATGATCGCCCTCACGGTGGTGCTGGCCCTGCTCGCGGCCCTGTCCAACGCGTCCGCCTCGGTGCTCCAGCGCCGGGCCGCCGTGGAGCAGGGCGACGAGGGCACCGGTGCGAGGGCCGCCGGGCGCCGGCTGCTGTATCTGCTGCGGCGCCCGTCCTGGCTGGCCGGCGCGGGACTGCTGGCGCTGTCGAGCCTGCTCCAGGCCGGGGCGCTGGCCACGGGCAGCCTGTCCCTCGTCCAGCCGCTGCTCGCCGCCGAGCTGCTGTTCACGCTGGCCGTGGGCAGTCTCGTCTTCCGGCGCCGCCCGGACGGCCGCACCTGGCTGGCCTTCGCCGCCCTCGCCGTCGGGCTCGCCCTGTTCCTCCTCGCGGCGGCGCCGTCACCCGGCCGGCCGACCGCGCCGCCGGAGGCCTGGCTGCTGGGCGGCTGCGGGGCGCTCGGAGCCGTCGTCGTGCTGGTCGCCGTCTCCCGCCCGGTCCGGGGCGCGGCCAGGGCGGCGCTCCTCGGTCTCGCCTCCGCGGTGTCCTTCGCCACCACCGCGGCGCTGATGAAGGAGGCGGTGGGCCGCCTCGCCCACGGGCCGGAGGCCATGTTCACGCACTGGTCGCTGTACGCCACCGCCGGTGCCGGACTCGTCGCCTTCCTGCTGCTGCAGAGCGCGCTGAGCGCCGGATCGCTGACGGCCTCCCAGCCCGCCCTCACCCTCGGCGACGCGCTGACCAGCGTCGTGCTCGGCTGGGTCCTGTTCGCCGAGACGATCCACCTGGGGCTGAGGATGATCCCCGAGGTGATCGGCGTCGTCCTGATCGGTGCGGGCAGCATCGGCCTGGCCCATGCCCAGTCGGCCGGTCAGGACTTTGACACGTCCGTACCGGACCACCCGCCCGACCGGAACGGGCGGCGGGCGCCGGCACCCCGCAGGCCCTGA